GGGCTGGCTCGGCTACCCCGACGAGAAGGTGCGGAGGCTCTGCCGGGAGGCGGTGGGCCAGGGCTGGACGGCCTTCAAGATGAAGGTGGGCCAGAGCCTCGCCGACAACGAGCGCCGGGCGGCCTTGATGCGGGAGGAGATCGGACCCTCCCGCAAGCTCATGATGGACGCCAACCAGTGCTGGGATGTGGGGGAGGCCGTGGGCCAGATGAAGAGGCTCGCCCGCTTCGACCCCTGGTGGATCGAGGAGCCGACCAGCCCCGACGACGTGCTCGGGCACGCGGCCATCGCGAAGGCCATCGCGCCCATCGGCGTAGCCACGGGCGAAATGTGCCAGAACCGGGTCATTTTCAAGCAGCTGCTGCAGGCCAACGCGATCGGCTTCCTGCAGGTCGACTCCTGCCGCATGGGCGGCGTGAACGAGGTGCTGGCCGTGCTGCTCCTGGCCGAGAAGTTCGGGGTTCCGGTGTGCCCGCACGCGGGGGGAGTCGGGCTCTGCGAATACGTGCAACACCTGGCGATCTACGACTACGTGGCGGTGAGCGGCTCCCTCGAGAACCGCCTGTGCGAGTACGTCGACCACCTGCACGAGCACTTCGTCGACCCCTGCACGATCCGGAATGCCCGCTATATGGCGCCGACCCGGCCCGGCTACAGCATCACCATGAGGCCGGAGTCGGTCGACGCCTATGAATTCCCCACCGGGAAGGTCTGGCGGGTGGCTTAGAGGGCGGCGGACGCGAGGTAGAGCATGGAAGGCAACGGGGGCGGAGGCGCGCCCCCCTCGAGCACCGGCGTCGGGGGCGTGCGCTGGGTGATCTGTGCCCTCCTCTTCTTCGCCACCACCATCAACTACGTCGACCGCCAGATCATCGGGATCCTGAAGCCGGAGCTGCAACGGGACCTCGGCTGGGACGAGATCGAGTACTCGAACATCGTCGTGGCCTTTACCGTCGCCTACGCCATCAGCCTCCTCCTGGTGGGGAGGCTGATCGACCGCATCGGGACCCGCCTCGGCTACTCCCTCTCCGTCGTCTGGTGGAGCTTCGCGGCCATGGCCCACGCCCTCGCCAGCTCCGCCTTCGGCTTCGGCCTGGCCCGCTTCGCCCTCGGGCTGGGGGAGGGGGGGAACTTCCCGGCCTCCATCAAGACCGTCGCGGAATGGTTCCCCAAGCGTGAGCGCGCCCTGGCCACCGGCCTCTTCAACTCGGGCACCAACGTGGGCGCCATCGTCACTCCCGTGCTCGTCCCCTGGATCGTCCTGGCCTGGGGCTGGCGGGCGGCATTCATCCTCACCGGCGCCCTGGGCTTCCTCTGGGTCGTGGTCTGGCACACGCTCTACCGCCGGCCGGACGAGAACCCGCGGCTCTCGCCGGCGGAGATGGCTTTTATCCGGAGCGATCCCCCCGACCCTCCGGCGCGGAGCGTCTCCTGGGGGCGGCTCCTCACCTACCGCCAGACGTGGGCCTTCGCCCTGGGCAAGTTCATGACCGACCCCTTCTGGTGGTTCTATCTGTTCTGGGTCCCCGACTTCCTGCAGCGAACCTACGGCCTCGACTTGAGGGCGCGCGGGCTGCCCCTGGCCGCGATCTACGTCCTCTCCTCCGTGGGCAGCGTGGGGGGGGGCTGGCTTCCGGGCGTCTTCCTCGCCCGGGGCGCGAGCTTGAGCACGGCGCGGAAGACGACCCTGTTCCTCTGCGCGCTTTGTGTCACCCCCATCGCCTTCGCCTCCCGGGTGACGACCCTCTGGGGAGCGGTGGCCATCGTGAGCTTAGCCGCGGCCGCCCACCAGGGCTGGTCCGCGAACCTCTTCACCACCGCCTCCGACATGTTCCCCCGGCACGCGGTGGGATCGGTGGTGGGGCTGGGCGGCGCCGCGGGGGCCGTCGGGGGCATGCTGGTGGCCAAAGTCGTGGGCTACGTCCTCCAGTGGACCGGCAGCTACCTGACCGTATTCCTCATGGCCGCCGCCGCCTACCTGCTCGCCCTGCTCGTGATACATCTCCTGGCCCCCGGGCTGTCCGGCCCCGCCCTGGAGGAGGGGTGACGATGGGACGCTTCCTCGACGACGACTTCCTGCTGGAGACAGAGGCGGCGCGGGAGCTCTACCGGGGCGTGAAGGACCTGCCCATCATCGACTTCCACTGCCATCTGCCCGTGGAGCAGATTGCCCGAAACCACCAATTCCGGTCGCTGACGGAGATCTGGCTGGAGGGCGACCACTACAAGTGGCGGGCCATGCGGGCGGACGGGGTGAACGAGCGGCTTTGCAGCGGGGGGGCGTCGGACTGGGAGAAGTTCGAGGCCTGGGCCCGCACCGTGCCCCACACCCTCCGCAACCCCCTCTACCACTGGACGCACATGGAGCTGAAGCGGCCCTTCGGGGTAGAGGAGCTCCTCTCGGAGAAAACGGCGCGCACGATCTTCGACCGCTGCAACGCCTCCCTGCAGAGGCCGGAGTTCACGACCCAGGGCCTCCTGCGGCAGTTCAAGGTGGCGGTCGTGTGCACCACCGACGACCCCGCCGACTCCCTGGAGCACCACCGGGCCCTGGCCCAGCGCGCGGGCCCCGACACCCGCGTCTACCCGACCTGGCGTCCCGACCGGGCCTTGGGGGTGGACGACCCGCCCGCTCTCAACGAATGGGTGAAGCGGCTGGAAGGCGCGGCCGGGGTTTCGATCGCGAGCTACGAGGAGCTCCTGCAGGCCCTCGACAAGCGGCACGCCGCCTTCCACGACGCCGGGTGCCGGGCCTCCGACCACGGCCTCGAGCAGCTCCTGGCCGCGCCCGCGCTGGAGTCCGCGGCCAAGACCGCCTTCGAGAAGGCGCGCCGCGGGCGGGTGCCGGAGGCGGACGAGGTCCTGGGTTACCGCTCCTCCCTCCTGCACCGCTTCGCGGTCATGGATCACGCCCGGGGCTGGGTGCAGCAGTACCACCTGGGGGCGCTGCGGAACAACAACACGCGCCTGAGGCGGCAGGTGGGCGCGGACGCGGGCTTCGACGCCATCGGCGACTTCGAGATGGCGCGTCCCCTCGTGCGCTTCCTGGATCGGCTGGACGAGACCGAGGAGCTGGCAAGAACGATCCTGTACAACCTGAACCCCCGCGACAACGAACTCTTCGCCACCATCATCGGGAGCTTCCAGGACGGCTCGGTGCCCGGCAAGATGCAATATGGCACCGCCTGGTGGTTCCTGGACCAGAAGGACGGGATGGAGGCCCAACTGCGCGCCCTCTCAAACATCGGACTCCTATCCCGCTTCGTGGGGATGGTCACCGATTCGCGGAGCTTCCTCTCCTATTCTCGCCACGAGTACTTCCGGCGCTTGCTCTGCAACATTCTCGGCAACGATATCCGCCTGGGGCTCATACCCGACGATCGGGCCCTCCTCGGACGGCTGGTTGCGGACGTCGCCTTCTTCAACGCCCGCGCCTATTTTGGGCTCGAGCTCGGGGCCTTGGGGAGCGGGGCCAGCCCCCCGGCCGGGGAGCGGCCTTGACCCAGCGGACCCTGGCCTCCCGGGAGCGGCCGGAGGGCAGCACAGCATGCCTACCGTCATAGAGAGACTCGCGCGACTGCGGCTCGTGCCCGTGGTCGTCATCGATCGGGCGGAGGGGGCCTGGCCCCTGGCCCAGGCCCTCAAGGCGGGGGGGCTGCCCTGTGCGGAAGTCACCTTCCGCACCGCCGCCGCGGAGGCGGCCATCCGCGAGATCGCGCGCGACCCGGACATCCTCCTCGGGGCCGGCACCGTCCTGAAGCCCGACCAAGTGGACCGGGCCCTGGACGCGGGGGCGACCTACATCGTCACCCCCGGGTTTGATCCCAAGGTGGTTCAGCGATGCCAGCAGCGGTCGGTGCCCGTCTTCCCGGGAGTGGCCACCGCCACCGAGATCTCCATGGCGTTGGACGCCGGCATCGAGGTCGTGAAGTTCTTTCCCGCCGAGGCCCTGGGGGGGGTGCCGACCCTGAAGGCCATGAGCGCCCCCTTCTCCATGGTGCGCTTCATCCCCACGGGCGGAATCGGTCCCGAGAAGCTCCTCGACTACCTGGCCGTCAAGACGGTGCTGGCGGTGGGGGGGAGCTGGATGGTGGCGGCGAAGCTCCTCGAGGCGGGCAACCTGGCCGAGGTCACCCGTCTGGCCGGGGAAGCCACGGCCCGCGTGCGGGAGAAGTCGTGAGGCCAGGGGAAGGGGCCCCGGTCGGCATGACGCGCCCGCCCCCTGAGCGCGGGGAGGAACCATGAGTCTTCTGACCATCCGGCCCCAGGACCAGTGCCAATTCGACCAAGTCTCGCTGGGCGAGATCATGCTCCGCCTGGACCCCGGCGACATGCGGATCCGGACCACGCGCGGTTTCCGGGTCTGGGAAGGGGGAGGCGAGTACAACGTGGCGCGGGGCCTGCGCAAGTGCTTCGGCCTGCGCACGGCGGTGGTGACCGCCTTCGCCGACAACGACGTGGGTCGCCTCCTCGAGGACTTCATCCTGCAGGGGGGCGTCGACACCTCCTTCGTCAAGTGGATCCCCTACGACGGGCTGGGGAGAAACGTCCGCAATGGCCTGAACTTCACGGAGCGTGGCTTTGGGGTGCGGGGGGCGGTGGGGGTATCGGACCGGGGCCACACCGCCGCCAGCCAGCTTCGCAAGGGCGACATCGATTGGGAGGAGGTCTTCGCCCGCCGTGGCGCGCGCTGGTTCCACACGGGCGGGATCTACGCCGGCCTCTCCGAGACCACCCCCGAGGTCATCGAGGAGGCCATGCGCGCGGCCAAGCAACGCGGAACGATCATCTCCTTCGACCTCAACTACCGGCCCAGCCTGTGGAAGAACTTTGGCGGCCAGAAGCGGGCGCGGGAGATCAACCGAAAGCTGGCCCGCTACGTGGACGTCATGATCGGAAACGAGGAGGACTTCACCGCCTCCCTGGGCTTCGAGGTTCCCGGCACCGACGCCGCCTTGTCCTCGCTGGAGACGGAGAACTTCAAGAAGATGATCGTCGAGGTCACTCGTGAGTTCCCCAACCTCCGGGTCATCGCCACCACCCTGCGCACGGTCAAGTCCGCCTCCATCAACGACTGGGGTGCGGTGGCCTGGGGCGCCGGACAGTTCCACGAGGCCACCCTCCGCCGGGGCCTCGAGATCTACGACCGGGTCGGGGGGGGTGACAGCTTTGCCTCCGGGCTCATCTACGGTCTGATGGAGAAGGGTGATCTGGCCTTGGCGGTGGAGTACGGGGCCGCCCACGGGGCCTTGGCCATGACCACCCCCGGCGACACCTCGATGGCCACGCTCTCTGAGGTCGAGAGCCTGATCAAGGGCGGGGGGGCGCGCGTCCAGCGCTAGGACCGGCCCCGAGATTCGGTCCCCGGCCGTAGGGACCACCCTCGTCGCTCTATCTCGTCCGCGTCAGCAGGCCGAGGATCAGCAGGGCCGTGCCGACGAAGAACAGGCTTCCGAGCAGCCAGCCCACCCATTTCTTCGCCGGGTGATTGACCCAATAGCAAAGCAGCGCCGAGAGGAGAAGGATTTGCGGCACGACTTCCACCCAGCCTCGGAGCTGAGACGCGATCGGCACCGGAGTGTAAATCAGGCCCTCGATCGATCCCGCGGCGGGGCCAAAGGTGGACAGGATCCCGAGCGCGAAAAGCATCCAGGCCATGAGCAGCCAGCCATCTTTCCGGCCGAAGAGGCGATCCCGCAGGGGATAGAAGACCAAGGCGAAGACGAGACCGCGCAGCGGCTGGAAGAGCGGACCCGCCATGACCAAGGGATCGCTCATATGCCGCATGCCAGAGTCGGGGCGGGCCATGGAGGCGGCGTAGTCGAGAAAATAGGCGGCCAGGGCGCCCATGATCAAGTAGGTGACGGTGTGGCAAACCATGGTCTTGGCAGCGAGAGAGAGAAATCGAGGTTGAGGATTGTCCATGGACGCCTCCTCTAGACTCCTGCGGTGGACGAGTGTCAGGCGGGGCTCAGGGAGTCCATGCTTCAACTGCCCAGAGCGACCCAACCAACCAAAAGGCGCGGTTGACTACGCCGCGAAGCTGCGATTCAACGCCGAGCAACCCCGATCCACGGCAGGCTCAGGGAGTCCACTCACCCTCGCCCAAGCCGCCGGCAATGGCCCCAATCACGACAAAGGGCTCTGCCCCCGACACGACGGCGTCCGGCAGGGGGGCGTCCGGCGACTCATGGGACAGGTCCTCCTCGCACGCAAAAAAGCGCAAGAACGGTCGGCGCTGCTGGGTGACGTGGTCGCGGATGGTGCCGCGCAGCATGGGATAGCGGGCCTCCAGGGCGTCGAGGACCGAGCGCTGCGTGGCCGGGACCTTGACCTCGAGGGCCACTTCGCTGCCGACCTGGGCCAGCGTTCGCAGGGGTGCCGGTAGTAAGACTCGGATCATCACCGGCCTAACCAGGGAGGGTCTGGACCTCGACCGAGAGCACACCCGGAAGATCGCGGACGATGGGCGCCCAACTGTCGCCGGCATTGGCCGATGCGTACACCTGCCCGCCGGTGGTGCCAAAGTACACGCCACAGGAATCGAGCGAGTCAACGGCCATGGCGTCGCGCAGCACGTTGACGTAGCAGTCCTTTTGCGGCAGGCCCTTGGTGAGCGCCTCCCACTCGTGGCCGCCCGTGCGGCTGCGGTACACGCGCAGCTTCCCGTCCGGCGGAACGTGCTCCGAATCGCTCTTGATCGGGACCACGTAGATGGTCTCCGGTTCGTGCGCGTGAACGTCGATCACGAACCCGAAGTCGGTGGGCAGGTTCCCGCTGATCTCCTGCCAGGAGTCGCCGGCGTTGTCGCTGCGCATGACGTCCCAGTGCTTCTGCATGAAGAGCGTGTGCGGCCGCGACGGGTGCATGGCGATGCGGTGAACGCAGTGGCCGACATCGGCTTCGGGGTCGGGGATATGCTGGGACCTCAGCCCGCGGTTGATGGGTTGCCACGTCTTGCCGGCGTCATCGGTGCGGAAGACGCCCGCGGCGGAGATGGCGATGAAGATGCGGCCGGGTTCCTTCGGGTCCTGAAGAACGGTGTGCAGGCACATCCCGCCCGCGCCGGGCGCCCAGCGCGGTCCCGAGCCGTGACCCCGCAGACCGGGGAGCTCTTGCCAGGTCTGCCCGGCGTCGGTCGAGCGGAAGATCGCAGCGTCCTCCACCCCGGCGTAGACCGTGTCCGCGTCGGTGAGCGAGGGCTCGAGATGCCAGACGCGCTTGAACTCCCAGGGGCGGAGAGTGCCATCGTAGTGCTGATGAGTGCCGGGGACGCCGTCATAGGTGAACTTGTTGCCCACCGGCTCCCACGTCTTCCCCCCGTCGTTGGAGCGCTGGATCATCTGCCCGAACCAGCTGGTCGACTGCGCCGCATAGAGCCGATTCGGATCGACGGGAGATCCCTTGACGTGGTAGAGCTCCCATCCTATGAAGTGCGGCCCGCTGACATCCCAGTGTTCGCGCTTGCCATCCGACGTGAGGATGAACGCGCCCTTGCGTGTACCGACGAGGACTCGTACGTTGCTCATCCCTTATCCTTCCTAGAACCCGGCACATTCACTAGGAGACAGCGGTGTCGCTCTGCTTGAATCGTGGAAGCAGGGAGTCCTTGTTGTCCGGGGACTCTTTTCGATCTGAGTTCGTCCCCCACTCATTATAAATGCGGTAGGGCCCCCCTTGGGACCTCTTCACGTAGCGGCTCACAGCGCCAGGGCGGTCGCTCATCGACTCGGGAGGGGATTCGTCCACTTGAGGACTGGGAAAGCGAGCGAAGTCCCGGTCTGCCGTGTAGAGTGGTAGGCACGCCGAGGAACGCACACATTTCGGGCAGTTGAAGTGCTCACATATGCTCCAGGACCTGACGCCGACCCGCTTTTCAGCGAAGTCGTGGCACAGGGGCGTTCAAATGGCTGGATTTCGCGGGCACGGCCAAAGAACACCCACGAGAGCCGTAAGCCCTTTCATTATCGGTAAGGAGACTCGGCCCGCCCGCCTCCAGACCCTCGCTTCACGATGCTCGTTCGTTCTCGGCAACTTGACCCCGCAATATACGCTGTCGGGTAACGGGCCCCGCCCCATCCCGGTCGCTGCTCTAAGCCTTTCTGAAAGAGTCGACTACAGCCATTGGAGGGCGCCGAGCGACAGATGGCGGCAGTTCGGAAACGCGGTGATCTCGGCTTCCCTCCGAAGGCCATGTTGCGTCAAGGACCGCCTCTAGGGCGGCCTGGCACGGCGGTTGCTATAGATTCCCTCCCTGGATAAGGAGAATTCATGCCCACTCGCGCTGCTACAGGCGTCTCAACCCGCCCCGACACCGCCGGCGCCATCGCCGAGGCTCTCAAAATGGCCTCGACCGCACTCGGTGGCTCGTCACCGACCCTGGGTGTGATTTTTGCCTCGCCCCGCCATGATCTCGTAACCGCCCTTGCCTCCGCACGACGCGCCGCGCCTGACGCTGCCTTCGTGGGCTGTACCACGGCGGGAGAGATCACCGAGCGCGGCCTGACCCGCGGCGGGTTGGCGGTCTTGCTCCTGGTCTCCGATGAGATGCTCTTCGACCTGCGAACGGCCAAGAGTGTCAAGGCCGATCCATCGCGCGCCGCCGCCGAGTTGTGCCAGGGCTACGCGGAGACATCGCGCCAGGCGGCCGACCGCGGCTGGGCCTCTTCCAGCACCGTGCTTCTCGTCGACGGCCTGAACGGTGCGGGCGAGGGCCTGGTGGACGCGGTGCTCAGCGCGACCCGGCGCTTTCAACAAGTCGTTGGCGGTGCGGCCGGGGATGACGGGGCCTTCCGAGCCACACACGTGGGGGCCGGCCTCGAAGCGACCGCGGACGCCGCCGCCGCACTGCACGTCTTCTCACCGAAACCCTGGGGGGTCGGTGTGGACCACGGGCTGCGACCCACCACCGGCAAGATGGTGGTGACCAAAGCGGAAAAGAACGTCGTGCACCAGATCGATGGCCGGCCCGCATTCGAGATCTACCGCGAGTACGCGGCGAAGCGGGGGGTCACGCTCCTCCCGGAGTCGGCGGGGAGCTTCCTTATCGGCAATGAGCTGGGAATCTACTTCTTCGACCGCCTTCATCGGGCTCGGGCCCCCCTGGCGGTGGGCCCGGACGGCTCCCTCAGCTGCGCTGGCGAGATCCCGCAGGGGGCTTCTATCTGCATCCTGGACGGCGAGCCGGTCGCCATGCTGGCCGCCGCCAGCCGAGCCGCCGAGGAAGCGCGGAAACACCTCGCGGGTGGAGAGGCCGCGGCGGTGTTGCTCTTCGACTGCGTGTGCCGAGGCATGATCCTGGATGGGCAGTTTGGCCGCGAAATCGACGCCGTGCGGGCCGCCTTCCCCGGAGTGCCGGTGGCCGGCTTCCTGACCTATGGCGAGATTGCCCGCTTCAAGGGCCGCATGGATGGCTGGCACAACGCGACAGCGGTGGTGACGGCAATCCCTGCGTAGAGGCCTCGGCAGACCCGCCCTCACCCCTTAGCGCCCGGGGCACTCTCCGCCGGGGTGCCTCGGCCGTCCCGGGCTAGCGGACCGAGGTCGGTGATCCTTGCCCCAGGGGCTCGGGCCTCCCGCCTCACGCTGAACCCGCCTAGCCGCGCCCGGCTTCCCGGGGCGGGGATTCGAGCGTATTCTTCACAGGCATTCGACCGTCAGCTTTGCCTATGCTCCATCCTGGACGGCGCGAGTTCCTCTCGCGGGCGGCGCTGGCCGCCGCGGGCGCCCTCTTCGCGCGCCCCGCGAGGGCCGCCGACTCGCGGATCGAGGTGCTCCTCGGCGAGCCCATCGGAGCGGTCGCGACCGAGGTCTACGGCCACTTCGCAGAACATCTCGGGGGTGTCGTCTACGACGGCATCTGGGTCGGCGAGGGATCGAGGGTGCCGAACGTCGGCGGGATTCGCCAGGTTCTCGTCGATCACATGCGGCGCCTTCCCGCGGCGGTCATTCGTTGGCCGGGTGGCTGCTTCGCCGACAGCTACGACTGGCGCGACGGCGTCGGGCCCCGGGAGAGCCGGCCCCGCCGCACGAACTTCTGGGCAAACGGCATGAAGGCCGGGCCCGAAGGGCCCGAGAAGTACGATCCAAACGCGTTCGGGACGAATGAGTTCGCGCGGTTCTGTCGGCTGTCCGGCATGCAGCCGTATCTCGCGGCCAACCTGCGCAGCCTGCCCGCCCGCGACTTCTACCAATGGGTCGAGTATTGCAACTCTCCGGCCGGGAGCACGACCCTGGCCGAGCTGCGGGCGGCGGGGGGGGAGAAGGAGCCCTTCGGGGTGCGTTTCTGGGGCGTGGGCAACGAATCCTGGGGCTGCGGCGGGAACTTTACGCCCGAGGAGTACGCGACCGAGTTCCGGCGCTTCACGTCCTGGCTCCCCCGCTACGGGATCGACTTGGCCCTCATCGGCTCGGGGCCGAACGGCGGGGACGTCTCCTGGACGAGGAGGTTCCTGGGCGCGCTTGTAGAGAAGGGCGAGGGCCAGCTCGGCGCCCTCTGGGGCTGGGCGCTCCACCACTACTCGTGGAACGTCAGCGGGGGGCGGACGAGCGACTGGAACGAGGGCAAGGGCGACGCGCTCCGCTTCGGAGTGGACGAGTGGTACGAGTTGCTCAAGGAAGCTGACAAGATGGACGGCCTCATCTCGGAGCACTGGGCGGCGATGGGGGAAACCGACCGCCGCCGCCGCGTCAAGCTCGTGGTTGACGAGTGGGGGGCATG
Above is a window of Vicinamibacteria bacterium DNA encoding:
- a CDS encoding MoaD/ThiS family protein gives rise to the protein MIRVLLPAPLRTLAQVGSEVALEVKVPATQRSVLDALEARYPMLRGTIRDHVTQQRRPFLRFFACEEDLSHESPDAPLPDAVVSGAEPFVVIGAIAGGLGEGEWTP
- the eda gene encoding bifunctional 4-hydroxy-2-oxoglutarate aldolase/2-dehydro-3-deoxy-phosphogluconate aldolase; translation: MPTVIERLARLRLVPVVVIDRAEGAWPLAQALKAGGLPCAEVTFRTAAAEAAIREIARDPDILLGAGTVLKPDQVDRALDAGATYIVTPGFDPKVVQRCQQRSVPVFPGVATATEISMALDAGIEVVKFFPAEALGGVPTLKAMSAPFSMVRFIPTGGIGPEKLLDYLAVKTVLAVGGSWMVAAKLLEAGNLAEVTRLAGEATARVREKS
- a CDS encoding MFS transporter translates to MEGNGGGGAPPSSTGVGGVRWVICALLFFATTINYVDRQIIGILKPELQRDLGWDEIEYSNIVVAFTVAYAISLLLVGRLIDRIGTRLGYSLSVVWWSFAAMAHALASSAFGFGLARFALGLGEGGNFPASIKTVAEWFPKRERALATGLFNSGTNVGAIVTPVLVPWIVLAWGWRAAFILTGALGFLWVVVWHTLYRRPDENPRLSPAEMAFIRSDPPDPPARSVSWGRLLTYRQTWAFALGKFMTDPFWWFYLFWVPDFLQRTYGLDLRARGLPLAAIYVLSSVGSVGGGWLPGVFLARGASLSTARKTTLFLCALCVTPIAFASRVTTLWGAVAIVSLAAAAHQGWSANLFTTASDMFPRHAVGSVVGLGGAAGAVGGMLVAKVVGYVLQWTGSYLTVFLMAAAAYLLALLVIHLLAPGLSGPALEEG
- a CDS encoding FIST N-terminal domain-containing protein, which codes for MPTRAATGVSTRPDTAGAIAEALKMASTALGGSSPTLGVIFASPRHDLVTALASARRAAPDAAFVGCTTAGEITERGLTRGGLAVLLLVSDEMLFDLRTAKSVKADPSRAAAELCQGYAETSRQAADRGWASSSTVLLVDGLNGAGEGLVDAVLSATRRFQQVVGGAAGDDGAFRATHVGAGLEATADAAAALHVFSPKPWGVGVDHGLRPTTGKMVVTKAEKNVVHQIDGRPAFEIYREYAAKRGVTLLPESAGSFLIGNELGIYFFDRLHRARAPLAVGPDGSLSCAGEIPQGASICILDGEPVAMLAAASRAAEEARKHLAGGEAAAVLLFDCVCRGMILDGQFGREIDAVRAAFPGVPVAGFLTYGEIARFKGRMDGWHNATAVVTAIPA
- a CDS encoding sugar kinase, with translation MSLLTIRPQDQCQFDQVSLGEIMLRLDPGDMRIRTTRGFRVWEGGGEYNVARGLRKCFGLRTAVVTAFADNDVGRLLEDFILQGGVDTSFVKWIPYDGLGRNVRNGLNFTERGFGVRGAVGVSDRGHTAASQLRKGDIDWEEVFARRGARWFHTGGIYAGLSETTPEVIEEAMRAAKQRGTIISFDLNYRPSLWKNFGGQKRAREINRKLARYVDVMIGNEEDFTASLGFEVPGTDAALSSLETENFKKMIVEVTREFPNLRVIATTLRTVKSASINDWGAVAWGAGQFHEATLRRGLEIYDRVGGGDSFASGLIYGLMEKGDLALAVEYGAAHGALAMTTPGDTSMATLSEVESLIKGGGARVQR
- a CDS encoding sialidase family protein, with the protein product MSNVRVLVGTRKGAFILTSDGKREHWDVSGPHFIGWELYHVKGSPVDPNRLYAAQSTSWFGQMIQRSNDGGKTWEPVGNKFTYDGVPGTHQHYDGTLRPWEFKRVWHLEPSLTDADTVYAGVEDAAIFRSTDAGQTWQELPGLRGHGSGPRWAPGAGGMCLHTVLQDPKEPGRIFIAISAAGVFRTDDAGKTWQPINRGLRSQHIPDPEADVGHCVHRIAMHPSRPHTLFMQKHWDVMRSDNAGDSWQEISGNLPTDFGFVIDVHAHEPETIYVVPIKSDSEHVPPDGKLRVYRSRTGGHEWEALTKGLPQKDCYVNVLRDAMAVDSLDSCGVYFGTTGGQVYASANAGDSWAPIVRDLPGVLSVEVQTLPG
- the uxaC gene encoding glucuronate isomerase; the encoded protein is MGRFLDDDFLLETEAARELYRGVKDLPIIDFHCHLPVEQIARNHQFRSLTEIWLEGDHYKWRAMRADGVNERLCSGGASDWEKFEAWARTVPHTLRNPLYHWTHMELKRPFGVEELLSEKTARTIFDRCNASLQRPEFTTQGLLRQFKVAVVCTTDDPADSLEHHRALAQRAGPDTRVYPTWRPDRALGVDDPPALNEWVKRLEGAAGVSIASYEELLQALDKRHAAFHDAGCRASDHGLEQLLAAPALESAAKTAFEKARRGRVPEADEVLGYRSSLLHRFAVMDHARGWVQQYHLGALRNNNTRLRRQVGADAGFDAIGDFEMARPLVRFLDRLDETEELARTILYNLNPRDNELFATIIGSFQDGSVPGKMQYGTAWWFLDQKDGMEAQLRALSNIGLLSRFVGMVTDSRSFLSYSRHEYFRRLLCNILGNDIRLGLIPDDRALLGRLVADVAFFNARAYFGLELGALGSGASPPAGERP
- a CDS encoding L-fuconate dehydratase encodes the protein MRIKDLRVRDVRFPTSREKDGSDALNLGDYSATYVILETDQGLEGNGLTFTNGRGNEICVAAVQALKHHVVGRELEAITADPRRFYRDLVVDPQLRWLGPEKGILHMSTGAVINAVWDLWAKRAQKPLWKLLVDLTPEQIVAAIDFSYITDALTPEQALEILQRKAAGKPAREAEMRRDGYPAYTTSTGWLGYPDEKVRRLCREAVGQGWTAFKMKVGQSLADNERRAALMREEIGPSRKLMMDANQCWDVGEAVGQMKRLARFDPWWIEEPTSPDDVLGHAAIAKAIAPIGVATGEMCQNRVIFKQLLQANAIGFLQVDSCRMGGVNEVLAVLLLAEKFGVPVCPHAGGVGLCEYVQHLAIYDYVAVSGSLENRLCEYVDHLHEHFVDPCTIRNARYMAPTRPGYSITMRPESVDAYEFPTGKVWRVA
- a CDS encoding alpha-L-arabinofuranosidase C-terminal domain-containing protein, yielding MLHPGRREFLSRAALAAAGALFARPARAADSRIEVLLGEPIGAVATEVYGHFAEHLGGVVYDGIWVGEGSRVPNVGGIRQVLVDHMRRLPAAVIRWPGGCFADSYDWRDGVGPRESRPRRTNFWANGMKAGPEGPEKYDPNAFGTNEFARFCRLSGMQPYLAANLRSLPARDFYQWVEYCNSPAGSTTLAELRAAGGEKEPFGVRFWGVGNESWGCGGNFTPEEYATEFRRFTSWLPRYGIDLALIGSGPNGGDVSWTRRFLGALVEKGEGQLGALWGWALHHYSWNVSGGRTSDWNEGKGDALRFGVDEWYELLKEADKMDGLISEHWAAMGETDRRRRVKLVVDEWGAWHRPGTEAYPTHLLGQMSTLRDALLAALTLDTFHRHADKVAMANVAQLVNCLHSLFLAHEDRFVATPNFHVFEMYAPHAGGTSLRALFSAPSVTYERVGAKGSLWGLAGSATVKGQTLTLTVVNPHVSEAREAEITVRGGSVASVRATTLAADDIHAHNSFDRPRAVEPKESPAARPREGVVVHRFAPASVTRLTMDLR